The following proteins are co-located in the Thermocladium sp. ECH_B genome:
- a CDS encoding DNA-directed RNA polymerase subunit H, producing MSSHRSRKKKEELVSQKALEHELVPKAELVPMEEAKALLKGLNVAPWQLPWIRSQDPLIRALGAKPGNVVRIYRKSPTAGEMVFYRIVVSG from the coding sequence ATGTCATCTCATCGTTCAAGAAAAAAGAAGGAGGAATTGGTTTCCCAGAAGGCCTTGGAGCATGAATTAGTGCCTAAAGCTGAACTAGTTCCAATGGAGGAGGCTAAAGCGCTATTGAAGGGACTTAATGTGGCGCCTTGGCAATTACCGTGGATAAGGTCGCAAGACCCATTAATAAGGGCGCTCGGTGCAAAGCCTGGTAATGTGGTTAGAATATACAGGAAATCGCCCACCGCGGGAGAAATGGTTTTTTATAGGATAGTGGTGTCGGGTTGA